AAGGTCTCGGGCAGCGGTCATATCGTCAACGTATCCAGTGTCTTCGGCCTGTTCGCCCAGCCGGGCATGAGCGCCTACAACGCCAGCAAGTTTGCCGTACGCGGCTTTACCGAGTCCTTGCGTCAGGAGCTGGACATGGCCAATTGCGGTGTGTCGGCCAGCTGCGTACACCCGGGCGGCATCAAGACCAATATCGCCAAGACCGCACGGATGAACGCCAGCCTGAGCAGCGTCACCGGCCAGGATGCCGATAAGGCACGTGAACAGTTCAACGACCAGTTGCTGCGTACCACACCGGAGAAAGCCGCTCAGGTGATCATCAACGGCGCGCTGGCAAACAAGCGGCGCATCCTGATCGGCCCGGATGCCTACGCCCTGGATGGCATGCAGCGCCTGTGGCCGGCGTTTTACCAGCGCGTGGTAACAGCATCAATGCGCCTTGCAGCTCGCCTTTCACCGAAAAGCTCAAGCAAAAAAGCGCAGACTGCCACGGAGTAATCGGCAAGAACCAAGCCCCAGCATTAAGCTGGGGCTTTTCTATGCTTGGCATTGACCAGAGCAAGATCGCCACTGCGCGCATTCAATTGGCATAACAGTAGTTAGCACGATAAATTGTGCTCATTATCCTTTGTCGCCGGAGAGCATCATGGCCGCGCTAGACCCTTGTGCCGAACTGCTGCTCGATAACCAGCTGTGCTTTGCTCTCTACTCAACCTCGCTGCTGATGACCAAGGTCTACAAACCGCTGCTGCAAGACTTGGGGCTGACCTACCCGCAGTACCTGGCCATGATGGTGCTTTGGGAAGGCGATGGCATCACCGTAGGCGACGTCAGCAGTCGTTTGCTGACTGATCCAGGCTCTGTCACCCCTCTGCTCAAGCGCCTGGAAGCTGAAGGTCTACTCAAGCGTACCCGCAGCAGTGCCGATGAGCGTGTAGTCGAGCTGTTTCTGACCGATAAAGGCCGTAGCCTGCACGAACAGGCCAAGCGCGTCCCCAGCTGCATCCTCACCGCTACTCAACATACCCTCGCAGAACTGGGTGCGTTAAAGAATGAGCTAATCACGCTGCGCAATAGCCTGCAGCAAACCCTCTAAAACAAGGCATCAATAGGTCGTCTGACGCAGCGCCACCCGCCTCGGCCGCCCTTTAACGACTTCCACACTCCAAACACTCGCCCGACCGGCTTGGCTTATGCACGAATAGGCTGTGCTTATTACAAAATAATCGTACTAATATTTTGCACGCAAAATTAATGCAGGGTAATGTTCGTTTTCAAAATTTGATTGCGCGCAAAATATTTGCAGACAACCTAAATGCAACTCAAGCTCTTTAAAGAGGATTAGCACTATGTCGATTCAAACCATTGCTTACCGTGCCTACGCAGAAGCCACTGGCGGTCGTGACGGCCGCGCCATTTCTTCCGACGGCGTACTGGATGTTGCCCTGACCACCCCGAAAGAACTCGGCGGCGCCGGCAGCCAGGGAACCAATCCAGAGCAGCTGTTCGCTGCGGGCTACTCGGCCTGCTTTATCGGTGCGATGAAATTCGTTGCAGGCCGCGACAAGCTGGCCATACCAACAGACGCATCGATTGAAGGTGTGGTGGGTATCGGCGCTATCCCCAACGGTTTCGGCATCGAAGTCGAACTGCGCATCAGCCTGCCAGGTATGGATCGTGAGCAAGCGCAGACCCTGATCGAGCAGGCGCACATCGTCTGCCCGTACTCCAACGCCACCCGCGGCAATATCGACGTCACCCTGACGCTGCTCGACTAACGGTTAAATACGCTCTGTACCAGGCTGAAATCGCGTTAAAAGCAACATCAAGTAGAGCGCCTAAAAACAAACGCTCCAGCGCTTTTTAAAGAGCGCTGGAGCGTTTTTCGTTGTGTTGCGAGCCAACCTAGCCACCTGAACGAGCCATCACCCGCCAAAAGAAACACCATTTATCATATGCGCCACCGCCCTACAGCCCAGTTAAATAGAGGCTTAGCGCGATCCGCACTGATAAAAATATGAATATTTAACGTTAAACCCAACACTTCCCGTAAAAACGGCCTATTATGGCTGAGCTGACTTGTAGTTATCAGCAAAACCGCATAGGTGCTATGAGCACTCTGGCACCGCACTTCGTACTGATTTAAGAGACACACCATGGCAAATCGCGAAACTGGCACCGTCAAATGGTTCAACGATGAGAAAGGCTTCGGCTTCATTACCCCTACTAACGGCGGCGATGATCTCTTCGTTCACTTTAAAGCCATCCAAAGCGACGGTTTCAAAAGCCTGAAAGAAGGCCAGACTGTTACCTACGTGGCCGCTCGCGGTCAGAAAGGTATGCAAGCTGAAGAGGTACAGGTGGCTTAAGCCTCTGTCCTGCTTTAAAACAAACCCCGCGCTCGCGGGGTTTGTTTTATCTGCTATTTGATAAGTTTTAGCCTACAAGCCCATCTGCTTGCTGATGATCTCGTTCATGATTTCACGCGAGCCGCCACCAATCGACAAAATGCGATTATCGCGATACAGCCGCTCCACCAGGCTTTCGCGCATATAGCCCATGCCGCCCATAATCTGCACGGCGTCATAGGTCAGTCGATCGGCAATATCAGTGGCGAAATTCTTGGCCATAGATATTTCCTTGATAACGCTTTTACCAGCCGCCATTTTCGCCGCTTGCCGATAGGTAAAGTCTCGAGACACTTCAAGCTGGGTCGCCATCTCTGCCAAACGATGCTTTAGCACCTGGAATTTGCCGATAGGCTTACCGAACGCTTCGCGTTCTTTGGCCCACTTCATCGACTCCTCAAACGCCAGTTGCGCCGTCATATTGGCCATGATCGCCAGAGATAAGCGCTCGCTCTGGAAATTCGCCATGATGCCGGCAAACCCCATATTCTCTACACCGATCAAATTGCTCACTGGCACACGACAGTCGTCGAAAAATAATTCAGCCGTGTCAGACGCCCACCAGCCCATTTTCTTCAGCTTGCGGCCAACGCTGAAGCCAGGCGTACCCTTCTCGATCAACAGCAGGCTAACGCCGCCAAAACCATCGCCACCCGTGCGCACCGCTACGGTGTAATAGTCCGCGCGCACGCCGCTGGTGATAAAGGTTTTGCTGCCCGTTACCCGGTAGTAATCGCCATCACGTACAGCACGAGTTTTTAGGTTGGCAACGTCGGAACCACCAGACGGCTCGGTTACCGCCAACGCCATGATTTTTTCACCTGACAGAACCTGCGGCACGATGCGATCGCGCAACTCCGGCTTGGCCCACTTCACCACAGGCGGCAAGCCGATATCCAGCGAACCAAGCCCTGCGACCAGCCCACCGGAGCCAGAACGCATCAATTCCTCACTGGCCGCGACCTTGGCAAATACATCGCCCTCATGGCTACCACCAAAAATTTCTGGATAGCCAATACCAAGGATCCCAGCAGCCCCTGCCTTCAGATAAAGTTCACGAGGAAATTCTTCTGCCTCTTCCCACTCATTAATGTGCGGCAGAATTTCGCGCTCAACAAAGCGCCTGACAGAGTCACGCACCAACTGGTGAGAGTCATCAAAATATTCTTGGAAGGCAGACATGAGGTAATTCCACTGAGGTTTCAGGGAAATTACCAAGCGCTTGCTTGGTTTACAAGTGTTGGCTTATGCCACGCATAAGATCAATCAACCGCTCACACTTACCAGTTCAGAGCAGGATAGGTCGCCGCCCAGCGATCGAATGCGCCAAAGTACCGCCATCGACTAGCTCCAGCTCCCCCCCCAACGGCATGCCATGGGCAATGCGCGAGGCAATCAGGCCTTTGCCCGCCAACAACTGAGCGATGTAATGCGCCGTGGCCTCTCCCTCGACCGTTGGGTTAGTTGCAAGAATCACCTCGCTAAAGCTGCCCGCCGCGATTCGCGTCAGCAACTCAGGAATTCCGATGGCTTCCGGGCCCAGTCCGTCGAGCGGAGACAAATGCCCTTTGAGTACAAAATAGCGGCCGCGGAACCCGGTGTGTTCGACCGCGTACACATCCATCGGCCCCTCGACCACGCACAGCACGCTATCGTCCCGGCGCGGATCAAGACACAACTGGCACACGTCGTCCTCGCTCAGGCTGCGGCACTGCTTGCAGTGTCCAACCCCATTCATCGCCTGCGTCAGCGCCTGAGCTAAACGCAGGGCTCCAGAACGGTCGCGCTCTAGCATTTGCAAGGCCATGCGCTGGGCAGTCTTCTGCCCAACGCCAGGGAGAATGCGCAAGGAATCGATTAAGTGACGGATCAGCGGGCTAAAGCTCATGGGGCAATACTCGGCGACTGCAAAGACTCACACTTTTAATAGTAAAGCTTCATCAGACTGCTCTACCCCTAAAGAGCAAGCATAAGCCGGTGTGGACTGAGGGTATCCACACCAACTCTCAGCACGGTTGTGCGCGCTGGCCTGAGGGCCTTTTTAGAACGGCATTTTGAAACCCGGTGGCAACTGCATACCAGAAGTCATACCGGACATTTTGTCCTGGCTGTTCTGCTCAACCTTACGCACGGCATCATTCACCGCCGCCGCGATCAAGTCTTCAAGAATTTCTTTGTCTTCCTGCATCAGGCTGTCATCTAGGCTGACGCGCTTGATATCGTGACGCCCAGTCATCACCACACTGACCAACCCAGCACCGGACTGACCGGTCACTTCGGCGTTCGCCAGCTCTTCCTGCATCTTCTGCATTTTTTCCTGCATTTGCTGAGCCTGCTTCATCAGGCCGGCCATGCCACCTTTCATCATGGTGTAAGTCCTCGGTAATTAGGGGTTAACGAAAGTATCTAGGGGTTCAATGCTATCTGCGCGAATTACCGCACCGAATTGCTGAATCATTTGCTGGACCAAAGGATCCTTATGAATCGATGCCTCTGCATCGCGTTGGCGATTAGCCCGTTTACGCGCCGCAGCTTGTGCAGGCGTTTCCTGCTCGGGTTTGCGCAACTCAATTAATACCTTGAGCTCGCGCCCGTGAAACTGATTGAGCGCATCGTTCAGGCGCCGCTGCTGAGTGGCGTTGAACAACGCGGATTGCGCAGGGTCCAGGTGCAACAGCCAGTTGTCATCCGCGACACTTATCAACGTGCAGTTAGCCCCGATGCTGCCGGTCATCCCAGACAAGCCAAGCTTCGGAAACAACTCCAGCCAGTCAGCCGCCAGCCCGGTCGCAGGCTGCGCTGCCGGCAATATCTCAGGTTCGGCAGATGCCGCGCGCTC
This sequence is a window from Pseudomonas leptonychotis. Protein-coding genes within it:
- a CDS encoding cold-shock protein, with protein sequence MANRETGTVKWFNDEKGFGFITPTNGGDDLFVHFKAIQSDGFKSLKEGQTVTYVAARGQKGMQAEEVQVA
- a CDS encoding MarR family winged helix-turn-helix transcriptional regulator — protein: MAALDPCAELLLDNQLCFALYSTSLLMTKVYKPLLQDLGLTYPQYLAMMVLWEGDGITVGDVSSRLLTDPGSVTPLLKRLEAEGLLKRTRSSADERVVELFLTDKGRSLHEQAKRVPSCILTATQHTLAELGALKNELITLRNSLQQTL
- a CDS encoding organic hydroperoxide resistance protein is translated as MSIQTIAYRAYAEATGGRDGRAISSDGVLDVALTTPKELGGAGSQGTNPEQLFAAGYSACFIGAMKFVAGRDKLAIPTDASIEGVVGIGAIPNGFGIEVELRISLPGMDREQAQTLIEQAHIVCPYSNATRGNIDVTLTLLD
- a CDS encoding YbaB/EbfC family nucleoid-associated protein, with amino-acid sequence MMKGGMAGLMKQAQQMQEKMQKMQEELANAEVTGQSGAGLVSVVMTGRHDIKRVSLDDSLMQEDKEILEDLIAAAVNDAVRKVEQNSQDKMSGMTSGMQLPPGFKMPF
- the recR gene encoding recombination mediator RecR; this encodes MSFSPLIRHLIDSLRILPGVGQKTAQRMALQMLERDRSGALRLAQALTQAMNGVGHCKQCRSLSEDDVCQLCLDPRRDDSVLCVVEGPMDVYAVEHTGFRGRYFVLKGHLSPLDGLGPEAIGIPELLTRIAAGSFSEVILATNPTVEGEATAHYIAQLLAGKGLIASRIAHGMPLGGELELVDGGTLAHSIAGRRPILL
- a CDS encoding SDR family NAD(P)-dependent oxidoreductase, giving the protein MKSFENKVAAITGAGSGIGRALAFGLARQGCQLALCDVNAEGLAETAAQARKLGVQVSETLVNVADREAVHAWADQVVAEFGRVNAIFNNAGVAQGGTVEGNDYADYEWIMNINFWGVVNGTKAFLPHIKVSGSGHIVNVSSVFGLFAQPGMSAYNASKFAVRGFTESLRQELDMANCGVSASCVHPGGIKTNIAKTARMNASLSSVTGQDADKAREQFNDQLLRTTPEKAAQVIINGALANKRRILIGPDAYALDGMQRLWPAFYQRVVTASMRLAARLSPKSSSKKAQTATE
- a CDS encoding acyl-CoA dehydrogenase family protein, whose amino-acid sequence is MSAFQEYFDDSHQLVRDSVRRFVEREILPHINEWEEAEEFPRELYLKAGAAGILGIGYPEIFGGSHEGDVFAKVAASEELMRSGSGGLVAGLGSLDIGLPPVVKWAKPELRDRIVPQVLSGEKIMALAVTEPSGGSDVANLKTRAVRDGDYYRVTGSKTFITSGVRADYYTVAVRTGGDGFGGVSLLLIEKGTPGFSVGRKLKKMGWWASDTAELFFDDCRVPVSNLIGVENMGFAGIMANFQSERLSLAIMANMTAQLAFEESMKWAKEREAFGKPIGKFQVLKHRLAEMATQLEVSRDFTYRQAAKMAAGKSVIKEISMAKNFATDIADRLTYDAVQIMGGMGYMRESLVERLYRDNRILSIGGGSREIMNEIISKQMGL